From a single Ciconia boyciana chromosome 6, ASM3463844v1, whole genome shotgun sequence genomic region:
- the LOC140652951 gene encoding uncharacterized protein, with product MAEDSPKRRKANFNEAETEVLIEQVLKHEQLLFAAGPGRASPGQKRKVWELIRHKVNPVAACPRDVEDLKKRWRDLKRRDRSKLCRLSQGCGPPGPAAALGLLLAPEEMPPAAAPPGRRHLHHHHHHHRAYGSLLPAEAVPIVGGIDTLELPGAVVGEMGFNDNPGPSHQSSLEKMNLKEEIVVKVVEPEESSEDMAVVPPSQEQLPFLGTSGGGSSGKVKAKTKGRSQADQNEITEEDLVQIQQTQMQVIQSGFDSVNHNLRLLQQGMQDLSNSLSIMAHTLVAIKNVYVKNNTGPTTYATASTQTTAGYLSPGSPQVSPAEDRGRAQVAGSSSRSSSCSSSSMSQEPGPSEFPRPPLRTIKKEHPNGCYYFCFADV from the exons ATGGCCGAGGACTCGCCCAAGCGGCGCAAGGCGAATTTCAACGAGGCGGAGACGGAGGTGCTGATCGAGCAGGTGCTGAAGCACGAGCAGCTGCTGTtcgcggcggggccgggccgcgcctcCCCGGGCCAGAAGCGGAAGGTGTGGGAGCTGATCCGGCACAAGGTGAACCCGGTGGCCGCCTGCCCCCGCGACGTGGAGGACCTGAAGAAGCGCTGGCGGGACCTGAAGCGCCGCGACCGCAGCAAGCTCTGCCGCCTCTCGCAGGGCTGCgggccgccgggccccgccgccgccctcggCCTCCTCCTGGCCCCCGAGGAGatgccgcccgccgccgcgccgcccggccgccgtcacctccaccaccaccaccaccaccaccgcgCCTACGGCTCCCTGCTGCCCGCCGAGGCCGTGCCCATCGTGGGCGGCATCGACACGCTGGAGCTGCCCGGCGCCGTCGTGGGGGAGATGG GGTTTAATGATAATCCTGGCCCATCTCATCAATCCAGCCTTGAGAAGATGAACCTCAAAGAAGAAATAGTAGTGAAGGTGGTAGAGCCAGAAGAAAGCTCTGAGGACATGGCGGTGGTTCCACCTAGCCAAGAACAACTACCTTTTCTGGGGACATCAGGCGGTGGTTCCTCTGGGAAAgtaaaagccaaaacaaaaggCAGGTCCCAGGCAGaccaaaatgaaataactgaagAGGACCTAGTGCAGATTCAGCAGACCCAGATGCAGGTGATCCAGTCCGGCTTTGACAGCGTCAACCACAATCTTCGGCTGCTGCAGCAAGGCATGCAAGATCTGAGTAACAGCCTCAGCATCATGGCGCATACGCTTGTTGCTATCAAAAACGTCTATGTGAAAAACAACACTGGCCCAACCACATATGCCACTGCCTCTACTCAGACCACAGCTGGGTACCTGAGCCCAGGTTCCCCTCAGGTCTCCCCTGCTGAGGACAGAGGTAGAGCGCAGGtggctggaagcagcagcagaagcagcagctgcagctccagctccatgTCACAAGAACCAGGTCCTTCTGAGTTTCCTAGGCCCCCCCTGAGAACCATTAAGAAAGAACATCCAAATGGCTGCTACTacttctgctttgcagatgtGTAA